ACCGGCGTGCCGAAGGGGTCGTTCTATCATCACTTCGCGTCCAAGGAAGACTTTGCGCTGCAGCTGATCGACGCCTATCAGGGCGGTGTGCGCGAACTCCTCGCCGCCACGCTCACCAATCGAAACCGGCCCCCGCTACAGCGCATTCGCGACTTCTTCGACGGCGTACAGCGTTCCTACGATCAGGAAGGCTACCTCGGCTGTTTCCTGGGTGCGCTGGGGCAGGAGCTTTCCGGGGCGAGCGAGCTCTTTCGGGTCAAGATCGATGGCTGCCTCGGTCAGATTGCCGCTGGCTTCGCCGTCTGCCTCGAGGAAGCCCGCAGTCAGGGCGAGCTCCCGGCCCACACGAATGTGAGCGTCATGGCCGATCTGCTCGTGAACGCCTGGGAAGGCGCTGCCTTACGCTCACGCCTGATCAGGAACCCACGGCCGTTGCAGCAGGTGCTCGACTTTTACTTCGGCGCCCTCGGTGCTCCTGCATCGGGCGCAGTCGCGCTGCCCGCCGGATAGACGCGCTCTCTTTTTTTGCCCATCACTAGACCGTTTGGTCTAGTGACGGACGTGCCCGGGACGCGCTATGCGCTTCCCTCCTTACCTGTCCCACCTCAGGAGCTCGCCATGCGATACGCTGGTCCCGCCCACTTCCTACCTCTCGTTCTCGCGGCCGCACTCCCCATGGCTCCCCTCGCCGCGCAGTCCACCGCCGACGCCAAGCTCGTGGTCAACGCCCTGAGTGCCGCACCGGCAGGTGTGGCGAAGCACGCCACGGTGATGGCGTCCGACGGGCGCGTGCTTCGCAAAGGCACGAGCG
This genomic window from Gemmatimonadaceae bacterium contains:
- a CDS encoding TetR/AcrR family transcriptional regulator yields the protein MHETKQRLIEAGLRLMLQRGYHAIGVAELLSETGVPKGSFYHHFASKEDFALQLIDAYQGGVRELLAATLTNRNRPPLQRIRDFFDGVQRSYDQEGYLGCFLGALGQELSGASELFRVKIDGCLGQIAAGFAVCLEEARSQGELPAHTNVSVMADLLVNAWEGAALRSRLIRNPRPLQQVLDFYFGALGAPASGAVALPAG